One window of Paludibacter propionicigenes WB4 genomic DNA carries:
- the rho gene encoding transcription termination factor Rho — MSNYTILQLNAKELSELKDIATALGLKVSNSAKKETLVYDILDQQAVVNAQRKTITNENQEIDRKKRLRVPIKKTPEQKAQQQAAKQPVENPTQKPEQKEIKEQRPLIVKPVEAVVKEDAKPLENAVKETKPAKKVNKPKQKSAKPIVIKPSADDAEKIEAKETQTSATIAPPTKIIVLEDRLESESIEETLFVPESTENQPTNESEIPKPILETAEIKAVKQNNNQNNGNNGNNGNNNRNKFNQRPEKGEKQFDFDGILEGTGTLEMMADGYGFLRSADYNYLASPDDIYVSQSQIKLFGLKTGDTVKGAIRPPKEGEKYFPLIKVAQINGRSPEYVRDRVPFEHLTPLFPDTKFNLCSGKNDTLSARMVDLFSPIGKGQRGLIVAQPKTGKTVLLKDIANAIAANHPEVYMIVLLIDERPEEVTDMARSVRAEVVSSTFDEPAERHVKVASMVHEKAKRMVECGQDVVILLDSITRLARAYNTVSPASGKILSGGVDANALHKPKRFFGAARNIENGGSLTIIATALTETGSKMDEVIFEEFKGTGNMELQLDRKLSNKRIFPAVDIMASSTRRDDLLLDQDTLNRMWILRRHLADMNSMEAMEFLKDRMERTENNDEFLVSMNA, encoded by the coding sequence GTAAAAAACGTCTCAGAGTGCCTATTAAAAAGACACCTGAACAAAAGGCGCAGCAACAGGCAGCAAAACAACCTGTTGAAAACCCAACGCAAAAACCTGAACAAAAAGAGATTAAAGAACAAAGACCTTTAATTGTCAAGCCTGTAGAAGCAGTAGTAAAAGAGGATGCCAAACCGCTTGAAAATGCAGTTAAGGAAACTAAACCGGCAAAAAAAGTCAATAAGCCAAAACAAAAAAGTGCAAAGCCTATTGTAATCAAACCATCGGCAGATGATGCTGAAAAAATTGAGGCAAAAGAGACACAAACTTCTGCTACCATTGCTCCTCCGACCAAAATTATAGTACTAGAAGACAGGCTTGAAAGCGAATCTATCGAAGAAACTTTATTCGTTCCTGAATCTACAGAAAACCAACCGACTAACGAATCTGAAATTCCAAAACCAATATTGGAAACTGCAGAAATTAAAGCGGTTAAACAAAATAATAACCAGAACAACGGGAATAACGGAAATAACGGAAATAACAATCGCAACAAGTTCAATCAACGACCAGAAAAAGGAGAAAAACAATTCGACTTTGATGGTATACTAGAAGGAACAGGAACGTTAGAAATGATGGCCGATGGCTATGGTTTCCTTCGCTCTGCAGACTATAATTATCTGGCATCGCCTGATGATATATATGTATCACAATCTCAAATTAAACTTTTTGGTTTAAAAACAGGAGATACCGTAAAAGGCGCTATACGCCCTCCAAAAGAAGGAGAAAAATACTTCCCGCTAATTAAAGTAGCTCAAATTAATGGTCGTTCGCCTGAATATGTGCGCGATCGTGTACCATTTGAACATCTGACTCCACTTTTCCCCGATACTAAATTTAATCTTTGCAGTGGCAAAAACGACACTTTGTCTGCGCGTATGGTTGATTTATTTTCGCCAATTGGTAAAGGTCAACGCGGATTAATTGTTGCGCAACCTAAAACAGGTAAAACTGTATTATTAAAAGATATAGCCAATGCAATAGCAGCTAATCATCCTGAAGTTTACATGATTGTATTATTGATCGATGAACGTCCGGAAGAAGTAACCGATATGGCTCGCAGCGTGCGTGCTGAAGTTGTATCATCTACTTTTGATGAACCTGCAGAACGCCACGTAAAAGTCGCCAGCATGGTTCACGAAAAAGCAAAACGTATGGTAGAATGCGGACAAGATGTAGTTATTCTGCTTGATTCTATTACCCGTTTGGCTCGCGCTTACAACACGGTTTCGCCGGCATCGGGCAAGATTCTTTCGGGTGGTGTTGATGCTAATGCATTGCACAAACCTAAACGTTTTTTTGGAGCAGCCAGAAACATTGAAAACGGTGGTAGTTTAACAATCATTGCAACTGCACTGACAGAGACCGGATCAAAAATGGACGAAGTAATTTTCGAAGAATTTAAAGGTACCGGTAACATGGAACTACAACTCGACCGTAAATTATCAAATAAACGTATTTTCCCTGCTGTGGATATTATGGCATCAAGTACGCGTCGTGACGATCTGCTTTTAGATCAGGACACATTAAATCGTATGTGGATACTTCGTCGCCATTTGGCAGACATGAATTCTATGGAAGCAATGGAATTCTTAAAAGACCGAATGGAACGTACTGAAAATAACGATGAGTTTTTAGTTTCGATGAACGCCTAA